In one Umezawaea sp. Da 62-37 genomic region, the following are encoded:
- a CDS encoding CsbD family protein — protein sequence MGLDDKFDAKTDQLKGEAKEGIGRATDDEGLEAEGRGDQAKGHIKEAVEKVKDAFKS from the coding sequence ATGGGGCTCGACGACAAGTTCGACGCCAAGACCGACCAGCTCAAGGGCGAGGCCAAGGAAGGCATCGGTCGGGCGACCGATGACGAGGGCTTGGAAGCCGAAGGCCGGGGCGACCAGGCGAAGGGCCACATCAAGGAGGCCGTCGAGAAGGTCAAGGACGCCTTCAAGAGCTGA
- a CDS encoding protein kinase domain-containing protein has protein sequence MPQPVNDELLAGRYQLADIIGIGGVATVHRAWDTRLHRPVAIKLLAAGDDLANTQRFDNEVRVLAGLHHPGLVTVHDTGTTTDGKPFVVLRLIDGPTLRHHMTDGPLPVDEIRSLGAAVADALSHVHDHGVVHRDVKPSNILLDHDGTPHLADFGLAHSVGSTRLTRTGLIVGTAAYLAPEQVRGADVDSPTDIYSLGLVLLECLTGHREYTGTDIETIVSRLHRSPIIPDHLPTDLARLLTLMTAQSPRDRPTAHQCADALRTGQTTAVSTIPPAAPRRKALVAAAGLLAAICIGWAVAPGPTASVSEPPGAAKPAAVQTSAPVAPATSEATEPPVQLVAISTPPPVIEQQAPDVVEPAPVPQQEPEHHQAKGSRAPHGPGKDDKTPGQVKKGKAFSGQLSRGGAPKRRG, from the coding sequence GTGCCACAACCCGTGAACGACGAACTGCTCGCCGGCCGGTACCAACTGGCGGACATCATCGGAATCGGCGGCGTCGCCACCGTCCACCGCGCCTGGGACACCCGCCTGCACCGCCCCGTCGCGATCAAACTCCTCGCCGCGGGCGACGACCTCGCCAACACCCAGAGGTTCGACAACGAGGTCCGCGTCCTCGCCGGACTCCACCACCCCGGCCTCGTCACCGTCCACGACACCGGCACCACCACCGACGGCAAACCGTTCGTCGTGCTGCGCCTGATCGACGGACCCACACTGCGCCACCACATGACCGACGGCCCACTCCCGGTCGACGAGATCAGGTCGCTGGGAGCCGCGGTCGCCGACGCGCTGTCCCACGTCCACGACCACGGCGTGGTCCACCGCGACGTCAAACCCTCCAACATCCTGCTCGACCACGACGGCACCCCCCACCTCGCCGACTTCGGACTGGCCCACTCGGTCGGCAGCACCCGACTCACCCGCACCGGCCTGATCGTCGGCACCGCCGCCTACCTCGCCCCCGAACAGGTCCGCGGCGCCGACGTCGACTCCCCCACCGACATCTACTCCCTCGGCCTCGTCCTGCTCGAATGCCTCACCGGCCACCGCGAATACACCGGAACCGACATCGAGACCATCGTCTCCCGCCTGCACCGCTCCCCGATCATCCCCGACCACCTACCCACCGACCTCGCCCGCCTGCTGACGCTCATGACCGCCCAGTCACCCCGCGACCGCCCCACCGCCCACCAGTGCGCCGACGCCCTGCGCACCGGCCAGACCACCGCCGTGTCAACCATCCCGCCGGCGGCTCCGCGCAGGAAAGCGCTTGTCGCCGCCGCGGGTCTGCTCGCGGCCATCTGCATCGGCTGGGCCGTCGCACCCGGCCCCACCGCGTCCGTGTCCGAACCACCCGGCGCCGCGAAACCCGCCGCCGTCCAGACGAGCGCGCCGGTCGCCCCGGCCACGTCGGAGGCGACCGAACCCCCGGTGCAGCTCGTCGCGATCTCCACCCCTCCCCCGGTGATCGAGCAGCAGGCCCCCGACGTCGTCGAACCCGCGCCCGTGCCGCAGCAGGAGCCCGAGCACCACCAGGCCAAGGGATCGCGCGCGCCGCACGGACCGGGCAAGGACGACAAGACTCCCGGCCAGGTCAAGAAGGGCAAGGCCTTCAGCGGGCAGCTCAGCCGTGGTGGCGCGCCGAAGCGGCGTGGGTGA
- a CDS encoding nuclear transport factor 2 family protein, with protein sequence MNAQEILSRSLELLETGDARGWCDLFHPEGVLEFPYAPDGWPNRFEGREAIWQHMQKFPEHLTVKFTEVAFYGTAEPNLAIGEFHGDGTATQSGLKLVQDYISVVRTDGEHILLYRDFWNPLRHLEALGGADAAAAIVQG encoded by the coding sequence ATGAACGCCCAGGAGATCCTGTCCCGCAGTCTGGAACTGCTCGAGACCGGCGACGCGCGCGGCTGGTGCGACCTGTTCCACCCCGAGGGCGTGCTGGAGTTCCCCTACGCCCCGGACGGCTGGCCCAACCGCTTCGAGGGCCGCGAAGCCATCTGGCAGCACATGCAGAAGTTCCCCGAGCACCTGACGGTGAAGTTCACCGAGGTCGCGTTCTACGGGACCGCCGAGCCGAACCTGGCGATCGGCGAGTTCCACGGCGACGGCACGGCCACGCAGTCCGGCCTCAAGCTCGTCCAGGACTACATCTCGGTCGTGCGGACCGACGGCGAGCACATCCTGCTGTACCGGGACTTCTGGAACCCGTTGCGGCACCTGGAAGCGCTCGGCGGGGCCGACGCCGCCGCGGCGATCGTGCAGGGCTGA
- a CDS encoding RICIN domain-containing protein, whose translation MSRLFPRRWRAVAVAAAVGLATALLPVGTAHAAPVTVDVGVQFTDTGGNHVEAHGGGVIKVGSYYYWFGENRQPDNLFRAVSVYRSTDLKTWEFRNNVLTQDSHSELRTSWVERPKVIYNASTGQYVMWLHWENGQNYGEARAAVAYSSTVDGNYTYQGSFRPLGNMSRDITLFKDDDGSAYMISAARENYDLHVYRLNADYRGVAQLVGNPWPGGHREAPALFKRNGVYFMLTSAATGWSPNQAAYATATSVAGPWSAMRNVGDSTTFRSQPAYVLPVQGTQATSYLYMGDRWAGAWGGPVGDSSYVWLPITFPASTTMSLSNADQVVIDAATGTIGATSPTYNRIAVRHSGKCLDIAGAGQADGAALTQYPCGSGTNQQFGLRSAGGGYYQVVARHSDKCLDVSDNSTADGTAVVQWSCNSGQNQQWSVVDVGSGYSKLVARHSGKCLDLPSSSQDNIAFKQYPCNGAQNQQFQLTRV comes from the coding sequence ATGTCCCGCTTGTTTCCGAGGCGCTGGCGCGCGGTGGCGGTCGCCGCCGCCGTCGGCCTGGCGACCGCGCTGCTGCCCGTCGGCACGGCGCACGCCGCCCCCGTCACCGTGGACGTCGGTGTGCAGTTCACCGACACCGGCGGCAACCACGTGGAGGCGCACGGCGGCGGAGTGATCAAGGTCGGCTCCTACTACTACTGGTTCGGCGAGAACCGGCAGCCGGACAACCTGTTCCGGGCCGTCTCGGTGTACAGGTCGACCGACCTGAAGACCTGGGAGTTCCGCAACAACGTCCTGACCCAGGACAGCCACTCCGAGCTGCGCACCTCCTGGGTGGAACGCCCGAAGGTCATCTACAACGCGTCCACGGGCCAGTACGTGATGTGGCTGCACTGGGAGAACGGCCAGAACTACGGCGAGGCCAGGGCGGCCGTGGCGTACTCGTCCACAGTGGACGGTAACTACACCTACCAGGGCAGCTTCCGCCCCCTGGGCAACATGTCCCGCGACATCACCCTGTTCAAGGACGACGACGGGTCCGCGTACATGATCTCGGCCGCGCGGGAGAACTACGACCTGCACGTCTACCGCCTCAACGCCGACTACCGCGGCGTGGCGCAACTGGTCGGCAACCCGTGGCCGGGCGGACACCGCGAGGCGCCCGCGCTGTTCAAGCGCAACGGCGTGTACTTCATGCTCACCTCCGCCGCCACCGGCTGGTCGCCGAACCAGGCGGCGTACGCGACCGCCACCAGCGTGGCCGGCCCCTGGAGCGCCATGCGGAACGTCGGCGACTCCACCACGTTCCGCTCGCAACCGGCCTACGTGCTGCCCGTCCAGGGCACCCAGGCGACCTCCTACCTGTACATGGGCGACCGCTGGGCGGGCGCGTGGGGCGGGCCGGTGGGCGACTCCAGCTACGTCTGGCTGCCGATCACCTTCCCCGCCAGCACCACGATGAGCCTGTCGAACGCCGACCAGGTCGTCATCGACGCCGCGACCGGCACGATCGGCGCGACGAGCCCGACGTACAACCGAATCGCCGTGCGGCACTCGGGCAAGTGCCTGGACATCGCCGGCGCCGGCCAGGCCGACGGCGCGGCGCTGACGCAGTACCCCTGCGGAAGCGGCACCAACCAGCAGTTCGGCCTCCGGTCGGCGGGCGGCGGCTACTACCAGGTGGTCGCCCGGCACTCCGACAAGTGCCTCGACGTGAGCGACAACAGCACCGCCGACGGCACGGCGGTCGTGCAGTGGAGCTGCAACTCCGGGCAGAACCAGCAGTGGTCGGTGGTCGACGTCGGATCGGGCTACTCCAAGCTGGTCGCCCGGCACTCGGGGAAGTGCCTCGACCTGCCGTCGAGCTCCCAGGACAACATCGCGTTCAAGCAGTACCCGTGCAACGGCGCCCAGAACCAGCAGTTCCAGCTCACCCGCGTCTGA
- a CDS encoding beta-ketoacyl-ACP synthase III, with protein sequence MARAAVLAGLGTHVPPDVLTNDMLAEALDTSDTWIRSRTGIRQRYIADERTTTGDLAVAAGERALASAGRTRVDVVVVATTTPDRQCPATAPTVASRLGMSGTPAFDVSAACTGFIYGLATAASLIGSGLFDSALLIGADKFSDTLDPEDRSTRALIGDGSGAVVLRAGESDEDGALLAFDLGSDGEHVGLLEVPAVGRAERADGVTRGYFHMEGKPVFTKAVTAMTDSVHRVLDRVGWSTADVDRLVPHQANARILAAVADQLDLPADRVVSNIADVGNTVAASIPLALGHGMRHQGLRSGHNVVLTGFGAGLTWGSVAVRWPKINDISI encoded by the coding sequence GTGGCACGGGCCGCGGTGCTCGCCGGGCTCGGCACCCACGTGCCGCCCGACGTGCTGACCAACGACATGCTCGCCGAGGCGCTCGACACCTCCGACACCTGGATCCGCAGCCGCACCGGCATCCGGCAGCGGTACATCGCGGACGAGCGGACCACCACCGGCGACCTCGCGGTGGCGGCCGGTGAACGCGCGCTGGCCTCGGCGGGCCGCACGCGCGTCGACGTCGTCGTGGTCGCCACCACCACACCCGACCGGCAGTGCCCGGCCACCGCGCCCACCGTAGCGTCCCGGCTCGGCATGTCCGGCACACCCGCGTTCGACGTGTCGGCCGCCTGCACCGGTTTCATCTACGGTCTCGCCACGGCCGCGTCCCTGATCGGCTCGGGGTTGTTCGACAGCGCGCTGCTCATCGGCGCGGACAAGTTCAGCGACACCCTGGACCCGGAAGACCGGTCCACCAGGGCGCTCATCGGCGACGGCTCGGGCGCGGTCGTGCTGCGGGCGGGCGAGTCCGACGAGGACGGCGCGCTGCTCGCGTTCGACCTGGGCAGCGACGGCGAGCACGTCGGGCTGCTCGAAGTGCCCGCGGTGGGACGGGCCGAACGGGCGGACGGCGTGACGCGCGGCTACTTCCACATGGAGGGCAAGCCGGTGTTCACCAAGGCGGTCACCGCGATGACCGACTCCGTGCACCGGGTGCTGGACCGGGTCGGGTGGTCGACCGCGGACGTGGACAGGCTGGTGCCGCACCAGGCCAACGCCCGCATCCTCGCCGCGGTCGCGGACCAGCTCGACCTGCCCGCCGACCGCGTCGTCAGCAACATCGCCGACGTCGGCAACACCGTCGCCGCGTCGATCCCGCTCGCCCTCGGGCACGGGATGCGCCACCAGGGCTTGCGCTCCGGGCACAACGTCGTGCTCACGGGGTTCGGCGCGGGGCTGACCTGGGGGTCGGTCGCGGTGCGCTGGCCCAAGATCAACGACATCAGCATCTAG
- a CDS encoding acyl-CoA dehydrogenase family protein → MDLRQEVRAFARTHLLDGPADLTARTAAWHAAGLANWWLPVGHGGRGLSLREGVDVVDELAYADAGFAFSSLVGVIGSTLVSLYGDEALRADVLGTLGREGGFFATAVTERDAGSELDRLRTTAVAKGDTVVLSGEKLFSTNADSARYLLVVARHVAGADDQPHVAVVVPRDADGLVVSEPWRTAGLAGSPVHRVELADCAVPAGNVLDGHGLRLLEVGLNASRVLIAATAVGMARRVRDLCLDFAGGRRLRGGVLGKHPLFADKMAGVEIEIETMRSQCRAAAADYDAIWASPDAAARFARRGALKSALVAKVFCGQAGWRVASTGSEVFGGLGYTDEVPIGALLRDMRHVSLVEGGEDVLRDVLYRRFTAPPVRRA, encoded by the coding sequence ATGGACCTGCGTCAGGAAGTGCGCGCGTTCGCCAGGACGCACCTGCTCGACGGCCCCGCGGACCTCACGGCCCGCACCGCGGCCTGGCACGCCGCAGGCCTGGCGAACTGGTGGCTGCCCGTCGGGCACGGCGGCCGCGGCCTGTCCTTGCGCGAGGGTGTGGACGTGGTCGACGAGTTGGCCTACGCCGACGCCGGGTTCGCCTTCTCGTCACTGGTGGGCGTCATCGGCTCGACGCTGGTCTCCCTCTACGGCGACGAGGCGCTCCGCGCCGACGTGCTCGGCACCCTTGGCCGGGAGGGCGGCTTCTTCGCCACCGCGGTCACCGAACGGGACGCGGGCAGCGAACTCGACCGGTTGCGGACCACGGCCGTGGCCAAGGGCGACACCGTGGTCCTCAGCGGCGAGAAGTTGTTCTCCACGAACGCCGACAGCGCCCGCTACCTGCTCGTGGTGGCCCGGCACGTGGCCGGTGCGGACGACCAGCCGCACGTGGCCGTCGTCGTGCCGCGCGACGCGGACGGGTTGGTGGTGTCCGAGCCGTGGCGCACCGCGGGCCTGGCGGGTTCACCGGTGCACCGGGTGGAGTTGGCCGACTGCGCCGTACCGGCGGGCAACGTGCTCGACGGTCACGGCCTGCGGCTGCTGGAGGTGGGGCTCAACGCCAGCCGGGTGCTCATCGCGGCCACCGCGGTGGGCATGGCCCGGCGCGTCCGCGACCTGTGCCTGGACTTCGCGGGCGGCAGGCGGCTGCGTGGCGGCGTGCTCGGCAAGCACCCGCTCTTCGCCGACAAGATGGCCGGGGTCGAGATCGAGATCGAGACCATGCGCAGCCAGTGCCGTGCCGCGGCGGCGGACTACGACGCGATATGGGCGTCCCCGGACGCGGCGGCGCGGTTCGCCCGGCGCGGCGCGCTGAAGTCCGCGCTCGTCGCCAAGGTGTTCTGCGGCCAAGCGGGCTGGCGGGTGGCGAGCACCGGGTCGGAGGTGTTCGGCGGCCTCGGCTACACCGACGAGGTGCCGATCGGCGCGCTGCTGCGGGACATGCGCCACGTGTCGCTGGTCGAAGGCGGCGAGGACGTGCTGCGCGATGTCCTGTACCGGAGGTTCACGGCGCCACCGGTCAGGCGCGCGTGA
- a CDS encoding MarR family transcriptional regulator: MARPEVAADDVDALTDAVLTASRLLVAVSARSIAAVEETITLAQLRLLVVLDSRGPMKLIGLAELLAVNPSAATRMVDRLVAVDMVDRRPNPATRREVVIGLTPVGEQVVRGVTRRRRAEIASIVARMPEPARYGLIEALVAFAEAGGEPPVDVPPGDLAWF; this comes from the coding sequence ATGGCCCGGCCCGAGGTCGCCGCAGACGACGTGGACGCGCTCACCGACGCGGTCCTCACCGCTTCGCGGCTGCTGGTCGCGGTGTCGGCCAGGTCCATAGCCGCGGTCGAGGAGACGATCACCCTGGCCCAGTTGCGGCTGCTGGTGGTGCTGGACAGCCGAGGACCGATGAAGCTGATCGGACTGGCCGAACTGCTGGCGGTGAACCCGTCGGCGGCCACGCGGATGGTGGACCGGCTCGTCGCGGTGGACATGGTCGACCGACGGCCGAACCCGGCGACGCGCCGCGAGGTCGTCATCGGGTTGACCCCGGTCGGCGAGCAGGTCGTGCGCGGCGTCACCCGACGGCGGCGGGCGGAGATCGCGAGCATCGTCGCCCGGATGCCCGAACCCGCGCGGTACGGGCTGATCGAAGCCCTGGTCGCCTTCGCCGAAGCCGGGGGCGAGCCGCCCGTTGACGTCCCGCCCGGTGACCTGGCCTGGTTCTGA
- a CDS encoding acyl carrier protein, whose translation MRSEVEDRLVVLIGEISEVPVEDITSETPLEDLGFDSLVLVELAMKLRKEFGVVASDEELDEVETVGELLRFATRARSA comes from the coding sequence ATGCGCTCTGAGGTCGAAGACCGGCTCGTGGTGCTGATCGGCGAGATCAGCGAGGTGCCCGTCGAGGACATCACGTCGGAGACTCCGCTGGAGGACCTGGGTTTCGACTCGCTGGTCCTGGTGGAGCTGGCGATGAAGCTGCGCAAGGAGTTCGGCGTCGTCGCGTCGGACGAGGAGTTGGACGAGGTGGAGACCGTGGGCGAACTGCTCCGGTTCGCCACCAGGGCGCGGTCCGCGTAG
- a CDS encoding DUF4142 domain-containing protein: protein MRFVRAVMASAAVVVVALLIPEGSAAARQADDPGTRSTPSGPLSAAGRDMLTKVRLAGLWEGPSGRMGIEKSANPKVRDAGSHLVDGHAELDRKVLELGAEFGMALPTEPNADQKSWLAEMRAAPAGSVEFDQVFANRLRAAHGGVFKFLAQIRGSTRNTEIRAFAERCMEVVLDHIQVIEATGMVDFTDTEAIPLPALAAVANQPAPVQPQPQANPLAQQQPTTGATSGDTINVIVVIAFGALVLFVWGRLNPRRGRTR, encoded by the coding sequence ATGCGTTTCGTGCGAGCGGTCATGGCGAGCGCGGCGGTCGTGGTCGTAGCGCTCCTCATCCCGGAGGGAAGCGCGGCGGCACGCCAAGCCGACGACCCCGGCACGCGGTCGACGCCATCGGGACCGCTGAGCGCCGCTGGGCGCGACATGCTCACCAAAGTCCGGCTCGCCGGTCTCTGGGAGGGGCCCAGTGGGCGCATGGGCATCGAGAAGTCGGCCAATCCCAAGGTGAGGGACGCAGGCTCCCACCTGGTCGACGGGCACGCCGAACTCGACCGCAAGGTGCTGGAGCTCGGCGCCGAGTTCGGCATGGCGCTGCCGACCGAGCCCAACGCCGACCAGAAGTCCTGGCTCGCCGAGATGCGGGCCGCACCGGCGGGCAGCGTGGAATTCGACCAGGTGTTCGCCAACCGGCTGCGCGCCGCGCACGGCGGTGTCTTCAAGTTCCTGGCCCAGATCCGCGGCAGCACCCGCAACACCGAGATCCGCGCGTTCGCCGAGCGCTGCATGGAAGTCGTGCTCGACCACATCCAGGTGATCGAGGCCACCGGCATGGTCGACTTCACCGACACCGAGGCCATCCCGCTGCCCGCGCTCGCCGCCGTGGCGAACCAGCCCGCGCCGGTGCAACCGCAACCCCAGGCGAATCCACTGGCGCAGCAGCAACCCACGACCGGGGCCACGAGCGGCGACACGATCAACGTCATCGTGGTGATCGCCTTCGGCGCGCTCGTGCTGTTCGTGTGGGGACGGCTCAACCCCCGCCGAGGCCGAACCCGGTGA
- a CDS encoding ATP-dependent Clp protease proteolytic subunit: MLDPLYEQLLRSRIVLLGSEVTDEIANRLTMQLLVLAAEDDETDIQMYINSPGGSVTAGMALYDTMNHIKPDVSTIGLGFVASMGQFLLSSGARGKRFVLPSTQVLMHQPSAGIGGTATDIAIQANIFSQMKKRMARLTAEQTGQTVETIERDADRDKWFTAEEALEYGFVDRIITTI; the protein is encoded by the coding sequence ATGCTCGACCCGTTGTACGAGCAGCTCCTGCGGTCACGGATCGTGCTGCTCGGCTCCGAGGTGACCGATGAGATCGCCAACCGGCTGACCATGCAGTTGCTGGTCCTCGCGGCCGAAGACGATGAAACCGACATCCAGATGTACATCAACTCGCCGGGCGGTTCGGTCACGGCCGGCATGGCGCTCTACGACACGATGAACCACATCAAGCCGGACGTGTCCACGATCGGCCTGGGCTTCGTCGCGTCGATGGGCCAGTTCCTGCTCTCCTCGGGCGCGCGCGGGAAGCGCTTCGTGCTGCCCAGCACCCAGGTCCTGATGCACCAGCCCTCCGCGGGCATCGGCGGCACGGCGACCGACATCGCGATCCAGGCGAACATCTTCTCCCAGATGAAGAAGCGGATGGCGCGACTCACCGCCGAGCAGACCGGCCAGACGGTCGAGACGATCGAGAGGGACGCGGACCGCGACAAGTGGTTCACCGCCGAGGAAGCCCTGGAGTACGGCTTCGTCGACCGGATCATCACCACCATCTAG
- a CDS encoding MFS transporter, whose protein sequence is MPLAVYVLGLGIFALTTSEYMVSGLMPALSAEFDVSFAAVGYLVTVYAGAMAVGGPLLTVALLKLSRKNALLGLVVVFVAGQVLGAMAQNYGMMVAARLVTAVAAAAFFGVALTACAELVGGEKFARASSLVLGGLMFGTVLGLPAATLVGEQFGWRISFAAVAGVAVLVGLLLAKALPPLPAPPSMPMAGQLAIFRSGKLWAVYATSLLLIGATFAGFTYFVPILTEVTGFSEGIVPLLLVIYGVATIVGNNVVGRLADRFTIQVLAVGLVVTIAAMVLFALFAQSAVVAIAALVVIGLTGVSMNPALVTRGARIGQNNMMVNSVHTACIMLGVMVGSWIGGLGINGGLGLRGPLWIGAVLAVLGLLTLVPDMLALRRSSPVAEQV, encoded by the coding sequence ATGCCGCTAGCCGTCTACGTCCTCGGCTTGGGAATCTTCGCCCTGACCACCAGCGAGTACATGGTGTCGGGGCTGATGCCCGCGCTGTCCGCCGAATTCGACGTGTCGTTCGCGGCCGTCGGGTACCTGGTGACCGTGTACGCGGGCGCCATGGCGGTGGGTGGTCCACTGTTGACCGTGGCGCTGTTGAAGTTGTCGCGCAAGAACGCGCTGCTCGGCCTCGTCGTCGTGTTCGTGGCGGGCCAAGTGCTCGGCGCCATGGCGCAGAACTACGGGATGATGGTGGCGGCCCGCCTTGTCACCGCGGTGGCCGCGGCCGCGTTCTTCGGCGTGGCGCTCACGGCGTGCGCCGAACTCGTCGGCGGTGAGAAATTCGCGCGGGCGTCGTCGCTGGTGCTCGGCGGGCTGATGTTCGGCACCGTGCTCGGCCTGCCCGCGGCGACGCTGGTCGGCGAGCAGTTCGGCTGGCGGATCAGCTTCGCGGCCGTGGCGGGCGTTGCCGTGCTCGTCGGCCTGCTGTTGGCCAAGGCGCTGCCCCCGCTGCCCGCGCCGCCGTCGATGCCGATGGCGGGCCAGCTCGCGATCTTCCGCAGCGGCAAGCTGTGGGCCGTCTACGCGACCAGCCTGCTGCTCATCGGCGCCACGTTCGCGGGCTTCACCTACTTCGTGCCGATCCTGACCGAGGTCACCGGGTTCTCCGAGGGGATCGTCCCGCTGCTGCTCGTGATCTACGGCGTGGCCACGATCGTCGGCAACAACGTGGTGGGCAGGCTGGCCGACCGGTTCACCATCCAGGTGCTCGCCGTCGGTCTGGTCGTGACCATCGCCGCGATGGTGCTCTTCGCGCTGTTCGCCCAGTCTGCCGTGGTCGCGATCGCCGCGCTGGTCGTGATCGGCCTGACCGGTGTGTCGATGAACCCGGCCCTGGTGACGCGCGGGGCGCGGATCGGGCAGAACAACATGATGGTCAACTCGGTGCACACCGCCTGCATCATGCTCGGCGTGATGGTCGGGTCGTGGATCGGCGGCCTGGGCATCAACGGGGGCCTGGGACTGCGCGGTCCACTGTGGATCGGCGCGGTTCTCGCCGTGCTCGGCCTGCTGACCCTGGTACCCGACATGCTGGCCCTGCGGCGATCGAGCCCGGTGGCCGAACAGGTCTGA
- a CDS encoding PQQ-dependent sugar dehydrogenase has product MLRQRCRPTTLTAGLLVLALSAFLLPSLTVGGTAAADTSLTRAVPLTGLTVVSEQVASGLRRPVAITGLPDGRMLIAEKGGTVRSYHPDTGLAAAPVLDLTSRIDVSDNERGLLGITPAPNFARTGMLYVAYTSLPSGTLTLARVPIGAPERTQVLLTQAHAEFGNHNGGQVAFGRDGYLYWSLGDGGNANDPFKSGQDLGTLLGKIVRIDVNRACGATPYCVPPNNPFVRVPGARPEIWLYGLRNPWRFSVDPVDGSLWIGDVGQGLVEEIDHIRPSQGGANLGWSCREGTPVFDPLQCKAGGKYTDPVFEYDHYNGNCSVTGGVVYRGTRTPQAQGTYVASDYCSTLVFAVRPRPDGSYESATIGNFPTQPTAIGTDVHGELYVLSDLPGWLNRVRFEQVQPALRGVANR; this is encoded by the coding sequence ATGTTGCGACAGCGTTGTCGCCCGACCACCCTGACGGCCGGCCTGCTGGTGCTGGCCCTGTCCGCGTTCCTGCTGCCTTCGTTAACGGTTGGCGGCACCGCCGCGGCCGACACCTCCCTCACCCGCGCCGTGCCGCTCACCGGACTGACCGTGGTGTCCGAGCAAGTGGCGTCCGGTCTGCGGCGTCCGGTCGCGATCACCGGACTCCCCGACGGCCGGATGCTCATCGCGGAGAAGGGCGGCACCGTCCGCTCCTACCACCCCGACACCGGCCTCGCGGCCGCACCCGTGCTCGACCTGACCAGCCGGATCGACGTGTCGGACAACGAGCGCGGCCTCCTCGGCATCACACCCGCGCCGAACTTCGCCCGGACCGGAATGCTCTACGTGGCCTACACAAGCCTGCCCTCCGGCACGCTGACCCTGGCCAGGGTGCCCATCGGCGCCCCCGAACGGACGCAGGTGCTGCTCACCCAGGCGCACGCCGAGTTCGGCAACCACAACGGCGGACAGGTCGCGTTCGGCCGCGACGGCTACCTCTACTGGTCCCTCGGCGACGGCGGCAACGCGAACGACCCGTTCAAGTCCGGCCAGGACCTCGGCACCCTGCTCGGCAAGATCGTGCGGATCGACGTCAACCGCGCCTGCGGGGCGACGCCCTACTGCGTGCCCCCCAACAACCCGTTCGTCCGCGTGCCGGGCGCGCGGCCGGAGATCTGGCTCTACGGGCTGCGCAACCCGTGGCGGTTCTCCGTCGACCCGGTCGACGGCTCCCTGTGGATCGGTGACGTCGGCCAGGGCCTGGTCGAGGAGATCGACCACATCCGCCCGTCGCAGGGCGGGGCGAACCTCGGCTGGTCCTGCCGGGAGGGCACCCCGGTGTTCGACCCGCTGCAGTGCAAGGCGGGCGGGAAGTACACCGACCCGGTCTTCGAGTACGACCACTACAACGGCAACTGCTCCGTCACCGGCGGCGTGGTCTACCGCGGAACCCGAACCCCGCAGGCGCAGGGGACCTACGTCGCGAGCGACTACTGCTCGACCCTCGTGTTCGCCGTGCGCCCCAGGCCCGACGGCAGCTACGAGTCCGCCACCATCGGCAACTTCCCCACCCAACCGACCGCCATCGGCACCGACGTGCACGGCGAACTGTACGTGCTCAGCGACCTTCCGGGATGGCTGAACCGAGTGCGGTTCGAGCAGGTCCAGCCTGCCCTTCGCGGGGTGGCGAACCGCTGA
- a CDS encoding nuclear transport factor 2 family protein: protein MSTSATALALRYEVEELVTRYATAIDLRDWDLFRTVFADDAHIDYGPLMGSWDDADVFTEFMKVAHARAGRSIHRMTNIVLAPGEGIAARTYGDSIILDAADETTGDHGAASYDDTFVRTADGLRISSRRASIVLYERITGNRAIAA from the coding sequence ATGTCCACATCGGCCACCGCCCTCGCGCTCCGCTACGAGGTCGAAGAACTCGTGACCCGCTACGCCACGGCGATCGACCTCCGCGACTGGGACCTGTTCCGCACGGTCTTCGCCGACGACGCCCACATCGACTACGGCCCGCTCATGGGTTCGTGGGACGACGCCGACGTGTTCACCGAGTTCATGAAGGTCGCCCACGCGCGGGCGGGCCGCAGCATCCACCGCATGACGAACATCGTGCTCGCGCCGGGGGAGGGGATCGCGGCCCGCACCTACGGGGACTCGATCATCCTCGACGCCGCCGACGAGACGACCGGCGACCACGGGGCGGCCTCGTACGACGACACCTTCGTCCGCACGGCCGACGGGCTGAGGATCAGCAGCCGCCGCGCGAGCATCGTGCTCTACGAGAGGATCACGGGCAATCGCGCGATCGCGGCATAG